A stretch of the bacterium genome encodes the following:
- a CDS encoding iron-sulfur cluster assembly scaffold protein → MNAVTSSAYIKGPCGDEMEFYLSFEDNKITEIEYFTNGCDATKACAAMTANLAIGKTINEVLSISAQEVIKKLNGCLPEDHLHCAILTVSTLYRAIADYLLRL, encoded by the coding sequence ATGAATGCTGTGACAAGCTCTGCATATATCAAAGGCCCTTGCGGAGACGAGATGGAATTCTACTTAAGTTTTGAGGATAACAAAATTACTGAGATTGAATATTTCACTAATGGCTGTGATGCTACAAAAGCCTGTGCAGCTATGACTGCAAATTTAGCTATAGGTAAGACTATCAACGAGGTATTGTCAATATCGGCTCAAGAAGTGATTAAGAAATTAAATGGTTGTTTACCGGAAGACCATTTGCATTGTGCAATTCTTACAGTAAGCACTTTATATCGTGCTATTGCAGATTATCTTTTGCGATTATAG
- a CDS encoding zinc ribbon domain-containing protein, with translation MPIYEYKCKDCGKVSEFLVGVTVDAPEIKCSFCESEKLDKVISKSFISTSGKIISSQGGKTCCGKTERCDTPPCSDGGVCRR, from the coding sequence ATGCCCATTTATGAATATAAATGTAAAGACTGCGGTAAGGTAAGCGAATTTTTAGTGGGTGTTACTGTGGATGCACCTGAAATTAAATGTAGCTTTTGTGAAAGTGAGAAGTTAGACAAGGTAATTTCTAAAAGTTTTATCTCTACAAGTGGTAAGATAATCAGCTCGCAAGGTGGCAAGACCTGCTGTGGCAAAACAGAAAGATGCGATACCCCACCCTGTTCTGATGGAGGTGTGTGCAGGAGATGA